In Amblyomma americanum isolate KBUSLIRL-KWMA chromosome 8, ASM5285725v1, whole genome shotgun sequence, the DNA window GAGCGAACGCACTTCCACTCATAGAAGCCTGGTCATAGTGCTCCTTGCTCACCACTTCAGAGCATCCTCATCCTTATGTTATTTGGGCGTCATAGAAATGCAGACCTCTCGCGACCGCTGGTCTAGCAGAATTTATTCCATTGAATCTTGCCGTACTAACACAGCAGACTCCTTTCGCTAATATAGACTGTTACGGATTCGCCTTTAAACGTTCTTGAAGTATCTTCCGATTATCTATCTTGCTTGTGTAGCGAATCTTGAACATCATCATGAATTCTCCCTTAAATTTTCTCCAAGCAACAAGGCTTTCGGCGATGGCCCAAAGACAAAATCGGGCTGGAACCTTAACATGCAACGGAGCTGTTTTTAGTCAGAAGCGATGATCCGAACATCGGCCGGCCACTCAAAATTGTCATTGTGGCGATGCTCTAAAGCAAACTCTAGGTTCCTTGCGTGAAGCACCCAGAGTCCCCAAGTCCGAAGAGTACCTTTCTTAAATCGGCCATTACGTGGGAAGTCTCGCTTTTCTTCTCGGCGACCTCTACGAGTTTCTTGCTCCGTTCTAGCACAGGTGTCGCTCTGtatggaacagccgcctgccagtgcggGGGTgtatcacgtgaccactacaccagtggtccTAAACAGTTCTCGCTGAATCTCGCATTACACTGTCGTAACCGAACTGTTAATTTTTTATTGTTGCTATTAGTTTCGGTTCTGGCTGTGCCTTAGTGGGCGGTGCatgcatgacgtcacactcactctAGCCTCTGGAGCGTCGGCGATCACATGCGGTACGATTTTTAGCGACGCACGTGGACGCTAAAATTTTTGGTCTTGCTCGAATTCGGTGTTAATTGCGGCAAATCTTTCTGTGAATGCAATACCTATTACAGCTATTACCTGCCACCCCAAAGCCTATTATAGCTTGAGTGGCAGCCGCTGAAGAAACAAGCTCAAGGGTTTGTTGTGTGCACCCAAAGAATGGCACAGACTGAGCAGGTGCTAATTTGTGCAGGAGACTCGCAGGAGGGGCCGATACAGTTACGGTTCTTTCTTGCACCAGGAATAACCGCACTCCTGTTTGTAAGCCGTGCCTGACTCAGTTAAATAAGAGGACAAAACTTACCTCTGCCTGAAGATTTCAGCAGGCCCAAGGCACTGCCTGCGGTCCCGGGATGAGGTTGGCATCGATGCACGGTGCCCAGAAGAGCGCCGACTGCGAGAAGGCATTGAAAGAAATTTGCGTCTACATGGAAGTATAATTGCCTATTGCCTCTCACCTACCAGTAGCCAGCGTGGAATTAAATTTCTTCCTGAAAAATAGAGCGGTCACTCTTCTGTGGCATGCCAATAATTATGGCTAAGCGCTTACAAAATATAAAGAAAATCGGGAATGGCGCAGAGGCACCGGCATCAACTACAGTCGACAGCTGCTTACTGTTATGTGTGATGCTCCCAGGTGGttaatgcatgtttttttttagcattaGCTCTCACTCATAACGTTGCTTGATTTCTTGGGCTCTGCTACCAGCTTCAAGATGGCCGAGGAATTCaaaatggcggcccccatagtaaatccaTAAAGCAACCCAACTGGAGATtttttggtgacgtcattagtatatcaaattggtgattggtgaggtcactgatatATCAAACTGGTGAGTGATTGGCGACGTCACTCATAAATGCAAGATGTCAGCCAATAATGGTAATTGATGTCGTCATTAACtattccaagatggcggccaagtTAGGCGACATTATAATACAAGATGGCAGCAAAATTCGAGTGCCAATGACAGAAGTGAAAGCAAGTGATTATGGcgtcatatcaattctagtaaaccaaacagctaacgctcgttactacaacgtcttccagacggagGCAGCAGCTTTTTTTCCACCGTCATGGTAAAATCGTATTCATCCATGCATTGAATTCCTTTTCTGCAGAGCTAAATCTGTTGCGAGTCAGCTCAGCTCTCAGGGCCAGCATTCAATCTCGCCTATAAGAATGCAAGATCTGTTGCTTTAATGCACGGTCGACAAAGAGGACACCGCCCTCCAGGACATGCGAATGCCTTGACCGTGTTTGGACCCACGAAACACTTACCCGTGTCAAGCGGACAAATTTAGTGCTGTACTAAATGACACATTTCGCCGAATTATCTTATTTAGCACGATTTGCAAGAATTACTACCACTCTCAAGCTAAGAGTTCTACAGAACTCCTCTCCACAAGAAATACCTACCGCACAAGCAGTACCACGCAGAAAAGCAGGAAACTTCGTTAAAGAGAACATACTGTCGGTCAGCAAGTGTTTTATTAATAGATTTTCCAGTTAGATGAGACACTTGCACTGTAGTTCCATTGTGACTGGATCCAGCTTTTGGGGCACTTCTGACAAACTCGTGGCTTGCGGGTCGACGCGCGAGTCAATGGCTTATTTATCGACTGGTTAGTCAAGATCGGTAACATTTTCTGCAAAAGGATCTTAATAGTACATTTGGACAGCCTTAACAAGGTTTTGTGCTTACGAGCGTTGTTTTTTACGAAATAAAAACTTTTGACAGTCTTATAGTAGTGGTTAAGGTTTCGACCTGCATGTAGTGAGGTTCCGCACTTAACAAAATTCTAGACAATATGCAATTACTGCCATTTATTTTGTGGGCGTGGCACAGGTACTATGCCGTTTGATAACATTCGACGACATCTAAATTGCTGAGGCCTTTATAAGCCAACTGCTCACGTCATAGATGAGCCGGTGATTCTTTCTCTGCTGGACATTTTCACGCAAACACGAATTTGGGGTGCGCGAGCCGCAAAGTACACCTCGCTTCATTTAAATAAAAATGAATTAGCTTCTCATTCGAGATTTTACAGTGTTATACATGGTTGCAATGTTGCATTCTGATACAGAATTTTTAAAGCGGAAAAAAAGACGAACGAAGACAGAACTTGACAGGACAAGTAAGTAATGCATGGGTTAAGTCTGTTGCAATGCTTCAAAATTTGCTCTTTATGTGCAAGCAAGATTTCGTTGTTTTGGCGCGCATTTTAGGATCACATGCAGGAGTGTTAACGTGGGACATCATTCGTATTTTAGATTGGCAAgtgtttgctttttttctgcttttagcCAGTGTATATAGTACAAGTCGATGTTGACAGCCATTGAACAGGTGCCTATTCACTGAAAAAAATTCTGATTAAAGCTAGTTGCAAGTAGTGCTTCTATTTTAGATATCGGTATGATAAAAGTACTAGCCGATTAGATGACTTTGCTAGTTGCATACAGATTAATACACGGATTCTGCAGTGTTACTGATTTGCAGCGGCCAAAGTTTTGTGTCGCGACACGCTAGTGGCCGAATTGGAAATCAGACTCTCAACCTCCTTTTACTCTTCCATTctcttttgttttgtaatgccaAGCACGCCTGTGCAGCAACTCCAGCGCATTGTCGTTTAATCACACCAAGAGAACTCCTTCGTCAGTCGCTCAGGTGCGCGGCGACGATTGAACGAGCTGATGAAGTTGCGCCCAATGAGCGAACTGCTGCACATTCGTGTTCGATGTTATAATATCCTGTGAAGTAGCCCTACAAATCCACAGCGGCATAGGTACTATAATCACAAAGTTTTCAGGTAAAGGAGTCAAAAAGCTAAGATGACTATGGTGTTGTACCGCGCCTAAAATGTGCCGACCCCATaaagctgcaaaatttttttgctgAGAACAGATGTTTTACCACCAAGATGGTGAGCAAAAATGAAATACCGGTGTGCTCATGACCAGCCGCTTTCGCAAGTAACCTTAAGCGCTTCGAGAGAGGTTTTGGTAGCTCGGATCTCCGAGTCAAGGCCACGTCAGTTTCCACTCGCAAACGGCGATCACACGCAGCTTCTCTCGCTCTTTGAGGCCAGTGATGGGAAAATTTCTATCCATATTGCTCGGAAATAAATGCATGTCTTCCTGCCGGACACACATCAACAATGTCAGAAAAGGCCGTGTTCAGTGTCTCTCCAAAATTGCTCACAGATATCAGACTAATATCTACATCCTATTTGGATGGTTGTTCAGCTTATCGGGAATCTCCCTTTTGGTTACCACTGATAACAATATGCGCTGGGAGCAGACTTCACAGGATATTCTTCGCCATGCCCTTATTTGAGCGCAACGGTGTGACCGTTGTCTAGGAAGGCAAGTGCTCACCATTCGCTTTCCTTGGGCGCTGCGAATGTGGATCTGCCGCGTCGGCGCGGACATGTTATCCGAACTCGGCTGTCTTGAGCCACGCCACGTCGCACCAAGCTCTGTCAGTGTTCACGGCTTTCCTGGCAAGTACCAGGTGCCGGGGCATGCCGGGTGCTTTGGCTTCCTCCGCTGGCTGTTTCCATGACAACCTGGGCTACAAGAGTGCCTGATATGCAGACAAACCTTAAATGTGACTCTGTATTGCTTTAAGTCGTTCTAACCAGTATGCGATATCATAAAACCTGATGTGTAGTACCTACTGCCATCGAAAACTATTACAATTCAAATGTAGCATATCGTTACTTCATATCCACCTGTACCAACAATATATGGTGAAGCGCAGTCTTAAGCCTGATTATTACACTGGCAAAATTCCACAAAATGGCGTCTGAAGAAGAAAGCATGCAGTATTTTTTAAGGAGTggtctttttggggaaaggaaatggcgcagtatgcctCATATGTCgatggacaccggaaccgcgccgtaaggaagggataaaaaagacaccgagagaagaaaggaagaaagaggtgccatagtggagggctgcggaataatttcgaccatctggggacctttaacgcgcactgacaccgcATATACTGGAGCGTTTTAAGTGCGGCACACCACTGAAAGATATAATAAAATGGACGCGCCTCATCGCGTGTCACATGTAAACAAATGCCTTGAGGAAAATATTCTCGACGATGTGATTAAGGCCTTGTCGAATAGGCCTAAATGAAACTAGATTGCGGCGCCTTATACAGTACCGTTCTTAACTCAAAACAACGCCTTGTTTGTTACCGTTTGACAGGGGCAGGCTTTGCAGTGCTATGCATAACGCGTAATGCGCTGCTGAGATGATACCCTCTTGGAAGTCCAAAAAGGTCCACTGAACTATATGCAGGATGACCATAAGAATCAAAACAGCTTGCTTTGAGTACAAAAACAAGATGCGACTTAGTAATTACTACACTGAGCATATGAAAACTTCTCTCttaaaaaaactggcagtggcttaacttggctagccCTGGAATCCAGCAAAAGCAAGGACGCtcgctaagcgtctgaggctcgtccatggcagctacgctacacgctcgcgacagccgttctatacatacccacacgaccacgcggCTATGACGTTGCATCACATGGTCTTAGGACACCCCGAtcgaatgtcatcacgtggcttcatatcaccccatcggatgttaaAGCTAATTGGTCAacgaaaggtcatgggtcaagatcAGGGGTCAACTAAGGGTTGAAAACCATcactgtaccacatgtggtcaTACACGACTAAAGTGATTGGGCTGAAGGTTGATCAAGGGCATTCTCCGGCATACACGACGAGTGCTTTGCCTAGCGTggtgaagtttttcgcttcaataaTTGCTATATCTTGGCCCTTGCAACACTGCCATAATATGATTTGTTTACTGCTCGTCCATTTCAACTGATGACGAGTAAACACATGGGCCAGTCACCTCAACTGATGCGTCAGCGGTGGTCACCCATCCCAGCTGCAAGTGTGCCTTGTGTCCGGCTGTCGCTATCGGAGCCAAACCCACGTGACGAATGCACTTAATGCGTTTCATTCCAGTCCACTGCGGCTCCTTCTGTGCCGGCGCCACTGACGAGGGTGGCTCTGAAAAGAAAGACAAAAGCCAAAAGTTGGTTCATTCCTTTAGTGCAAATCTAAAAGCTCTTCGTGCCACTGCAAGCAAAAAATCGTGCATCATGTGAAATATAGTGAATTGAATATAGCGTGTTTTAAACGtgtatacagggcgtttcacctaagacttgaaaaaaagaacaggctttttgagttagaagagcgcttttttggcaCAGCTTTGTCAGCTAGCCAGTAtttcagaacacagctaagatgtgctaaatAACAGGCTGGTACAATAGTGctgaacagttaactttttacCTATAACTGTTAGGCCCTAATTATCGACAGGCATCTGGCCCACCGTGAGTGACAcccttatcagtttttagaatttcgaaaacgtggttacacTCTGTGCTTTCGCCCAACAAACTATGGCTGTATGGCCCCACAATAGATGcggtttcgagaagcttgcacgcGAAGCAActtttccagtgcacgtaactcttcGAAAGAGCGAAATGCGGTTGGGTCACAGTGGAGacagtaaccgcgttttcgaaattctaaaaactggtatggataatcttacggtgggctacacaccttccataattaaggagcctaacagtaatagttaaaagttcaATATTACTTAACCAGCTCATACATTCGCACATATTCTGATGCATTGCACTGCTGATAATGCTATGGCAAAAAAAACTCAAAttagcctatttttaaaaattgtgtgcagtcttaggtgaaacaccctgtgtacGCATCGCATGTAGGAGGTACCTCTGAAGCCCGAGAACAATATTTTCTGGTAGCCTACCTGGAGGGTAGGTAACAATTAAAAAGTAGCGTACCGTTAGCTCATATGTACCTGCACCAACAATGCACATGAGCTGTGCGATGTGCCCCGATTGCTAAACAGCAGTGGGCCCAAATTAACCGGGACACTACCATGGCGCTTCCTTCTGTTTTCCTTGTTTTAATTCTACCTTCATGCCTTCATTGTTTCCAGGGGAAGTAGAGAGAGTAAATCTCATTCTTTGACGGCCAAGGTATTGAGTCAGGACGGACAAGGTATTGTCAACACTTGCAAGGTATTGTGTGGTACATTATGTAGTTTGTATGAACCGGCACTGCGTATATGGTTTGGTACAGTTTATCACAATATTAGTCCGATACCTTCTCGACAGATCTGCAGCTCCATTTTTCTTGAGCGACCTTAACTACGATCTTGGCCAAGCATGTCGTTGTACTCCCAAACATAAGTATCCGACAAACAGCCGTCCATAGGCAGAGGTGGCTTTTGCATTTTACCATCATTTCACATTCCTGACTGGTGACAAAATTCCGCCCCTGCGAGGACCAAAACTCTACTCAAGAGCCGGAGTGTTTCAGTGCCTGAAATACTGTTCTTCATGCTCTCGTTCATTATCGATGCGCAGTGAGGAAGACAGCTTCTTTCCATTTCCCTCGGTCTACCGCTGTTCAAAAATTGGCGCTTTTTTCAAACAAACGTGCCGATCACATGTGGTCCCCCACCTTCCCTACCGCCCCGTGCTATATTTACTACCCTTTGGAGAGCAGTCCTGATGACCAACCATTTTAAG includes these proteins:
- the LOC144100467 gene encoding uncharacterized protein LOC144100467 isoform X1; the protein is MATSTHARTEAPFCSARRTYPSMPSTAARTATRQVDVEPPSSVAPAQKEPQWTGMKRIKCIRHVGLAPIATAGHKAHLQLGWVTTADASVEPRLSWKQPAEEAKAPGMPRHLVLARKAVNTDRAWCDVAWLKTAEFG